The proteins below are encoded in one region of Helianthus annuus cultivar XRQ/B chromosome 2, HanXRQr2.0-SUNRISE, whole genome shotgun sequence:
- the LOC110927241 gene encoding chitinase-like protein 1, with product METKHVCLLVLTVLCLIVSIADADTSPVLVKKVKGKKVCDQGWECKGWSEYCCNLTISQYFDYYQFENLFSKRNAPVAHAVGFWDFKSFITASAIYQPLGFGTTGNKTTQMLEIAAFLAHVGSQTSCGYGVVTGGPTAWGLCYNKEMSPMQDYCDDNYKYTYPCAPGALYFGRGALPVFWNYNYGYLGDCLKVDLLHHPEYLEQNATLAFQAAIFQWITPLKKGQPSPHDIMVGNWKPTKNDTDSKRIPGFGATMNILYGERTCGKGDVDDMNTIITHYLYYLDLMGVGREQAGPHEVLTCAEQKPFNPSTVTKDSASS from the exons ATGGAGACAAAACATGTGTGTCTTTTGGTGCTAACCGTACTCTGTTTAATCGTTTCGATCGCGGATGCCGACACATCGCCAGTATTGGTGAAAAAGGTCAAGGGCAAAAAAGTTTGCGATCAGGGTTGGGAATGTAAAGGGTGGTCCGAATATTGTTGCAACCTCACAATATCTCAATattttgattattatcaattTGAGAATCTTTTCTCGAAAAGGAACGCTCCAGTGGCACACGCTGTCGGTTTCTGGGATTTTAAGTCGTTTATCACCGCTTCAGCCATTTATCAGCCCCTAGGGTTTGGTACCACCGGCAACAAGACGACGCAGATGTTGGAGATTGCTGCTTTTCTTGCTCATGTTGGAAGTCAAACTTCTT GTGGATACGGAGTGGTGACCGGAGGGCCCACAGCATGGGGATTATGTTACAACAAAGAGATGAGCCCTATGCAAGATTATTGTGATGATAACTATAAATACACTTACCCTTGTGCCCCTGGAGCTTTATATTTTGGTCGTGGTGCTTTGCCCGTTTTCTG GAACTACAACTATGGATACCTTGGCGACTGCTTAAAAGTCGACCTTTTACACCATCCCGAATACCTCGAACAAAACGCCACTTTAGCATTCCAAGCAGCAATTTTCCAATGGATAACTCCGTTGAAAAAGGGCCAGCCGTCGCCACACGATATCATGGTAGGCAACTGGAAGCCCACCAAAAACGACACCGACTCCAAAAGGATTCCTGGATTCGGAGCCACCATGAATATCCTATATGGCGAACGCACGTGTGGAAAAGGCGATGTCGATGACATGAACACCATCATTACACATTACTTGTATTATCTTGACTTGATGGGCGTTGGCCGAGAGCAAGCTGGGCCCCACGAGGTTCTTACGTGTGCCGAACAGAAACCGTTTAACCCTTCGACGGTTACTAAAGACTCGGCTTCGAGTTAA